The genomic DNA CTGCTCAGCCCAACCTCGAAACCACTGATCCCAAAGACGTAACTGGCACTCAAAGATACAAGGTGGTCGGTTTGCTCCAGACACACTAAGCTGCTCCAGACTTTCCAGCAATGGCTGTAATTTTCCTGGTACTGCCTTAGCTACCAGGTCCTGAAGGAAACGTTCACGCTGAGGACCTGACCAGCTGGCAAACCAGTGAAGAATACACTTCATCTCCTGGGAAGTGATGTAAGACATTGGAGGAGGAGAAGAGTTAGAAATATTGTCTGGTACTGGGGGTAAGGGAGAAGGGATGGAAAGCGGCATTGAAGAGGAAGACGATTCCAGTGGCATCCTGAAACATAAAAGCACTGTTATGTACTCTCTGGATAGAGCAACGAAAACAAAGCTTCCCAACAACACGGAAACTTACCACACTCAACCAGCGTCTATTACTTTTCACCAATTTGGTTTACAGAAAAACAACAGGGTCCTTTGTTTATTATCCAACTACCTTACAGAAAGCACCCAAGAATAACTTCATTTCATATCTGCCAACTTTCCTCTTTTTCAAACCCATTACCCTCCCCAACCACTGCCTCCCTCCATCATTCCTacaaagaatctaaaaataaccAAAGCATCCCTTGTTCATTCTGTCCCACCTAATTCTATGTTCTAGgttgagtaaagaaaaaaatcaacgaTTAATACTGGTCCAATATATCTtccctaaaatgaaaaaaaggtatacattttttaatttaccaagcaGCTGGTCAGGACCCAGATGCTAATCCTTTCTGAGCTATCAAcagtaggttaaaaaaaaagagagagaaaatcttaTACAGTGAAAGAGCCTTCTCTGCAATGTGCATGTAGCCTCTGAAATAAGAACTTTATAactgtattattttcttatatttcctgTAAAGCATCAGGAAAAATTGAAGAGCAGAGTTAGTGAGGGTGCCTTGTCCAAAATGAGATAACAGagtaagaaaaacaggaaaagcagCCAATTCTTTTTTAAGGACTGAGAAAACGGTCTAGTTGGTTTGCTGGCTTAGGGACCTAGCAAGTGTTATACTGCTGTGACAATTCATGTATGAACACTTTTCTTCGTGTTTAATAGAATACCTGTTGATGACCGGCCTTAGCATCATTAATGCAGTTGGGAGGTCAACCAGCTTGAATAGTTCTCAAATTCCACAGTTTGAATCTCGATGAAAACAACTTGTTTACGACATATTTTACTGTTTGTGTTTCTTCTGTTCTAAGCTGGAGCGTTTCTACTGACAAAGGAACCCAGAAGCAATTACCATCAGTTCACTACCAAAACAGCTCAAGGAGGTTTCTTTTTCACAGTGGCCCTACAAGAAGCAATTCTTCCTAAAGGAATATTATTCTCTTATTCAGAGAAAGGGAGAACTTTTCCCGAGTCTTGCGACATAGCTTCAATGGCAAGTTCAAGTCCAATGATCAAGAACTGGTTCGTAGGCCAGGTCCAAAGACACTATGCTGCCACCTTCCACTTTGGAGGCCACGGAATCTGGCATTCCGAGGTCCCAAAGAGCAACACAGCCCTAGATGGGAGTGGCGGAGATTCGGAAGATGGGAGGCGGTAGCTGTATCCGTAGAAGAGTTGGAGGCTTGCCACACTAAGGGTAGCACGCAAACACTGAGTCTTGCCCAGCCCAAGGAGGGAGGTACTTCTACCCCGCTTACCTCCCCTTTTCTCTCACAGGGCACCCGGAGACCGCCACAACAGGGTTTAGACTCCAACTATCGCGGCCGCTTCCATGTTTCCTGAAAACCCTAAGGAGGGCCAACCCGGCAGCCCACGCACTTCCGGCCCCGGACCCGCCCCAAACACCCAAGTTCCACAGCGCCTCAGCCTTAGGGCCGGAGATAGCCGAAAAATTCCGATTATGGCTAGGCCAGAGTCGACAGCTTCCGAACGGATTCGATTCAAAACCTCGGTAAGACGAAGAGAACCGAGCTCTGAAAGCAGGATGCGGGAGGCGgggagaggctgggaggctgGAAAGAACCAATTGGTGCCGATGTGCAGACGGAAACACCCGAGCACTTCCGGAGGAACCCGGGGAGTTCTGAGTGGTAATCGAGGGGTTGACTATGGCAGTGGGCGGGGCCAACTCGGTACGTTCGAAGGGCGTTGGCGGAAATTACCGAAGATGCCCGAAGCCGTCGGGACGGACCCGAGTACCTCACGCAAGATGGCGGAGCTGGAGGAGGTGACTCTGGACGGGAAGCCTCTTCAGGCGCTGCGGGTGACCGACCTGAAGGCCGCACTGGAGCAGCGAGGCCTAGCCAAGAGCGGGCAGAAGAGTGCCCTGGTCAAGCGGCTCAAAGGGGTGAGGAGACGGCGTTGCCGGGGTGTCGGAGGGAAGCGGACCCGGTAGAGCCGAGTCTCTGCCGCGGCGCAGGCGCAGTGTCCGGGCTCGGCGCGAGCGAGCTCAGGCCGCCAGCGCGAGCCTCCGGATCCGCGCGCACGGTGGTTGGCGAGGCTCGCGCTGGAGTAGAAATAGCGCCGGTTCCCGCCTTAACGGTAGCGGCGCGAGCCCAAAATGGGAGGGTGCGCGCTACTCTCCTGGAGTGTCTTAAGCTCCTTCCTcgttcccccaccccctccttgtTTGTGTCTGTGGTTTCGGCGCATGCGCTGCAGAAGGAGTTAAATCCCACTACAACCACCGGCGTTGCTGGCCTGAGGGGGGCGAGTTGGGCTGGGTCGGAGTTAGGGGTATAGTTGGCCGGAGGGGTTGATGGGGTTGGTTATTGGTATCCGAATGAATAGAATTGGGGTAGGGCAAAAATGTCTGCTTGACTAGATTAGGAGGTGAGATGAAGAGAAGCCTTGATTTGAAGGGACTTGGTTAGCCAGAAGTGTATATTTTATAGGGCATCCTGAAGCAATTTGGGTGGATAAGAGTTTGGTGAATATTGATGAGAGAGGTGAGGTGGGCTGGTATGTATTGGGGATTTTGAATCTGCTTAAGTAGATTAGGGTGGGATTGCCAAGAGGTAGACGGATGAATTGGTGTGTTTATTTGGTGTAAATGGAGGGAAGGTGAGGATCTCTTGATTTTGATTTGCGTTAGTTAGGATACGTGACCACTAGTAcggttttgggggcttccctggtggctcagaggttaaagcgtctgcctccaatgcgggagacccgggttcgatccctgggtcgggaagattcccctggagaaggaaatggtaacccactccagtattcttgcctggagaatcccatagacagaggagcctggtaggctgcagtccacggggtcgcaaagagtcggacacgactgagcgacttcactcactcactcactcagtacGGTTTTGGGCTGGGTTGGCTCAAGGGTTAAGTTGGCAGACCGTTGCTTATACTGAAGCTGACagtttcgtgtgtgtgtgtttataaatttGGTAAATCTAGTTGCCACTCTTTTGGAAACAATACAAGTTCATTTGAGTAGATCTAATCTGGGTAACTGATCAAATAATTCACTGAGGACAAAATCATGGTTTCATGTGTTTGAACCTGGTTTGAGTATTTGAAGTGAAGGGCCAGATTTAGAAGGAACACTAGTCAGAAGTGCAGAAGACAATAGCGATTGTAGTACTGTCAGATTTTATTGCATAGCCAGATTTCTTCAATATGCCTGCATTTTACATCTGTACATTTGGTAGCAGTAACCATGGCTACCTTTAAGGGTCTTCTGAAGAATGAGAACAGTATTAGTAAAGGGCATTTAGGTCCTTGGAAAAGTACAGTTTAAGTGTGTATGGTTAGTCATTGCATTTGATGAAGAGATTGGGGGAGGggtattttttgcttttgtttttcctggttTCTGACTTTTGCCCTTCTCTATACCAGGCTCTAATGCTAGAAAATTTACAAAAACACTCAACCCCGCATGCTGCATTCCAGCCAAATTCCCAGGTAAGAAAGAAGATTCATTACCGGGGTGAACTCTGAATGCacagagacagggaaggacatgATGTTGTATGTTTGGCGCTTGGTTTCTCACCAGTATTTTCCTAAGTTCCTTGGGTTGAAAATGTTTTCCTACTGGGACAATTGAATTCTAATAAAGAAGTCAAGAATCAGaagagctctaagttaatttttgaTTCTTGAAATGGTGTGTGCAGAAAGATGTGGTTCCAGTTGATTAAGTGGAGTGCAAGGGTCTGAAGTCATTTATTTGACATTGATTTGAGAGAAGTAGTTGATGTCCTTGTAGATATGAAGTAGACAGTCACCATGGCAGTATAGGAAAATACCTCCTGATCCAAGAAGAATTCTTGTGTTGACATAAATTTTCCAAGAAATCAATCCTTTGGGGATCATCCACCATTATCAGTGTTAATATTAACTATGGAGTCATTCCTGAGCATTGTTACTTGCAGCAAGAAACTTAACCTTTGGAGACCTTGATTTCCTCAGTTTCCCTGTATCCGAGATGAGAAAAGGTTGAACTAGATCGATAGTTTTATAACTGCTGAGATTTTGTGGAGATGCTTTTGGAGGCTTCCCACAGGAAATTTCTTTCCAAGTGAGCAGCAGTTCACATTTCCCCCCTAAGCTAGAATAGCATTGAGTTTCTGCATaagatttctttgaaagaaaccattcccagtttttttttttatgttagacTATGTAGTCTCTTAAGATTCTTTTCAGCTTTACCATTTCCTCATTATAGTGTGCCACGCACTTAAAGGAAAAATCCAGGTCTTTGTTAGTGCAACGGTGTGCAGCTTCAGTACTAGATGAAATCCCAAGATACTGTGGAAAAACAAGAGAGCTTTCCTACTCCCTT from Ovis aries strain OAR_USU_Benz2616 breed Rambouillet chromosome 7, ARS-UI_Ramb_v3.0, whole genome shotgun sequence includes the following:
- the C7H14orf119 gene encoding uncharacterized protein C14orf119 homolog isoform X1 translates to MMLRPVINRMPLESSSSSMPLSIPSPLPPVPDNISNSSPPPMSYITSQEMKCILHWFASWSGPQRERFLQDLVAKAVPGKLQPLLESLEQLSVSGANRPPCIFECQLRLWDQWFRGWAEQERNEFVRQLEVSEPDFVAKFYQAVAATAGKE
- the C7H14orf119 gene encoding uncharacterized protein C14orf119 homolog isoform X2, which codes for MPLESSSSSMPLSIPSPLPPVPDNISNSSPPPMSYITSQEMKCILHWFASWSGPQRERFLQDLVAKAVPGKLQPLLESLEQLSVSGANRPPCIFECQLRLWDQWFRGWAEQERNEFVRQLEVSEPDFVAKFYQAVAATAGKE